The sequence below is a genomic window from Neodiprion pinetum isolate iyNeoPine1 chromosome 7, iyNeoPine1.2, whole genome shotgun sequence.
ATGATGAGAATGAAGAACCTTGAGTTcttatttattgaataaaaaaaaaacatttctaaATATTGTTATACTTATAGATGTAGCACCGAGTTCCCATGTTGCAAACTTCATCGTAAGATTTTGTTATACGCCTCAACGCTAGGCCAATAAACATTATAATAGTGTCACTGGTTATATAGTTAGACATTTAAGAAAATGTGACCAGACAAtaaacattaatataattaattaacataatatatatattacatgaaataaaaacaaattttttaaaactatttAGATACCGTGGATAAGTAAAAATGTTTGTTCGTAACACGCATTATCGTGTATTGCAAGATCACATATTATACAAGAAGCAGCCGAGTCAATTGAAGTTCAtctatataaatttttttgtcgttaAAAAGCAAAAGATTCGTAGGTATGTAATTATGTAGGTAGAAAGCAAAATTAGGAAAGACAAAAAAACGAACTCGGCTTCTTCTCATTCTTGCGATTCGCCACGTGTGTTCACTAtgaaatacatattatattatacacaaacACCTATTTTCAGTTACGTGCAATGGTATGTAAAGTAGATATGAGTATAACTGAAAAAGAATATagtattgaaatttaaattgatatttatggCAATCTAATGTAGTAAAAATACAATAACGATTCATACAGTTTTTGTAATGGATTCACATTTAACACTTCGGTATTCAATTCATGATTCTTGAGAACACAAAAACAGGTATCACGGTAGTTTTTAATATCTATGTGAAACCAGATTGATGAAACTACACATGTAGTCAAGTTGAAACCTGCTGTAATAAGCTAGTTAATAAATTACATTGaaagaaatgtaattttcgATGTGTGATAATATAccaatatatattattgtgtCTATGGAGTATAGTGATTACACCATTATCTgtttctttaaaaataaacaatccaattcaatttatttaatatacatacaattcttttcgttttgcgaaaattaaaattcgacCGATGTAATTTAAggtgcatatttttttctctgttcaACATTTACACGTCTGTAACGTCAATCGACTCTGcacttattttaatttttggagCCAAAGCAACCCAACAAATATCAAACAGTACaccaaattattattaatagttATGActacttataaaaaaaacgataGTATAATTTACGTTCATTACAATATGTTTATAAATCATTACATGTCaccattgaaaaaaatccagTTTAGAAtaagttattatttattcaatataattaCCTTGCATCTACGAAAACGGCAGGCGGCGGTTTGGATCGGATGCAAAACATACCTAATCTATTACCTTATTTTGACAAATGTTGTACAATGTTTGATCCATACTATTCATCaccaaaaaattacaaaaaagttGTTTAAtaaatccaaaaaaattcaatccttAACTATATAAGTGTTATTGTTTCCtcgtttaatttttccaaCGTAATAACTCATGCTTCAagtatacattatttttttctttttgacaCAATTAAATTTGCATTGGAAACTAGATAGTGATCTAATATCCAAAGTaaacattaaatttattaAGCCTGTACCGATATTTCAGCTATACGGTCTGCATCGTGATGAACGAAAATTCCTTTGTTAAACCAGTCAAAGATGGGGTGACAATTATCTTCAGATCCAGATTCGCTCCCATAATATTCAAGTATTGTAGCATTGGAGAACTAACATAGTCGAATTAGTTTTTGAAACAGTGCAAAACTCGAGGTAAATTGTAtgtttaaatttattcttatttaGGAAGTAAAAATTCACGATTTTCTGTTGGTTTCGTGtgtgtaaatttgaaaatgattgcgGCAGATTCTAGTACTATGTCTGTTTCGAATGTCTCTATGTTACTTGAGGCTTGTGACTGATTATTCTTCAGGATAAAGCTGCATCCGGTTTATGATAGGCCAACTCCCACATTAATGTTTATTACaacaaaattattcattctCATTGCCAAGTATTGAAGTAGACGATTCAGCAAGTTTTTGAAACGGTAAGGAAAGTCATTGAATGCAATTGTGTATTGTTCCACAACTTGACTATCTGTGTTTGGATAAAGAATAGTATACAGTACTACCCTGTTATAAGAGAGTGCTAGGGCGCTTAGAGGAATAGGATTCCAGGAAATTCGTCGCAGGAGCGTTCCGCTACTACTGCTTGGAGAGCTCAGATATTGCACGTGTGTGAGTGTGCTGATGATCATCACCACTTCTCGTTATAAGAGAATCAGAATAATTTATACAGATTCGGTGTCTGCACACGTATAATGCAACGCAATTGTTCCAAAGTTGAGAGAGCTCGTAAAGTAAAGGATTTGGCAAAAGCTATAAAACTCGCTCAAGCGGAACGAAGGGGAAATTCTCTTATAAGGAGTATTCTTATAACGAGGTAGTACTGTACGTACGAAAGTGTTAAGAGCGTTACAAAAGTTCAccaaacgttgaaaaaatattgtatcggTGGACCAATCTTATTCCTCGAATGCCCAGGATAGAGTAAAGTTTCTTTTCAAGTCCACATGGAGTCCTCTAACATTCAAGTACTGCAAAATTAGAGAATGGTTGATCGTTAGTTTTCAAACAGGGGCTGAAGAACGTGAGGACAAAAGAGGACAGTGCCATCTTACCAGTCTgcttttattatacataaacgGAATCGAACTATTGTCATTCAAGAAGACGCGGTGAACTTTTCTACTGATTCCCATTACACTGACTCTTCCAAGGATCATATCTTGACTTAAACCTCCCTTCTCTACTTTACGACTCGTCAATTTTTGGTCTTTTACTGTGAAATTCAACCATCTGAATTGCTGTTTCTCAAATGAatctgaaaattaaataattcttgCTTTAGTACTCTTCGTAAATGacaaatttgttatttattcttAGCATGACAGAAGACACAACTTGTATTACTCACCCAAACTATCTCCATCATCCCAATACAATTCACCGCTTGCAAAACCGTTTCCATCTAACGCCACAAGTAATTCGAATTTATTTCTTCGGCTCAAGGTTGTAGTGACATTTGGAGTTTGTCCTGGCAAAATTGAACCACCACGAATCATCAATGGTATCGTGTCCAGCGGAGCTTTCAGGGTAAAGTTTTCTCCCTTTGAGAATGTAAATGCCTTGGAGTAGAAGTCGTACCATGGACCGGGTGGAATGTAAGCCGTTACTTCAACCTCATTCTAGTAATAAACAAATCAGAACTAAATCAGTACTTGAGCACATGATTCACAAAagggataaaaatttcaagggaAACGAACTTCTTTCAATAACTCGATTCAAACTACACAGTGTATTTCTCTGGGTGGCTCGCAATTAAGATGtaattttccattactgtttatgaattatttgtaaaacTTACCTCTTCTAAGACAGGTATAATCATCAAAGATCTTCCCCATAAAAATTGCTTGTCAATGCTGTACGTATTTCTATCGTTAGTAAATCTGAAAAAGAGAGCCTACAGCATTGTTGTCGAGAGTGGCAGGATGGTTGAGACATGTTAAATGGACCCGTTGCTACTTACTCAACAAACAACGGTCTTGCTACAGTATCACCAAATTTGTGAGCTTTAAAAAAGAGCGTATACAAATACggtaaaaatctgtaacgaatCATTAGTGCTTTTTTGGCAGATTCTACCACCAAGTCTCCCATGGCGACGGGATCTTGCACCTGAAAAGTCAGGAACaaaagtgtaaaaatatatgcaaTTAGCGCGCTGCAAAGCGCTTAAAGAAATTGAGATGAAATATGAATGTTGAAGTTGTAGTTTTAAATGTTTAATTGCAGGTTTGATGAAGTCAGTTACAATTGTATCGTCGGAGTTGTGGTTTCGTGCGAATGGGTAAAAGGCACCCAGCTGCACCCAGCGATTACAAAGAGATACAGATGCGTTGCCATCAAAACCGCAAATGTCAGCACCTACCATAGGTACTTGATATAGACTGTAACTCAACACCTCTGGAATGCTCATTCGCAAATCATGCCTTGAAAAGGAGAATGGATTGAACGATTTCAGACATCTCGAATGAATTCGTGGAGAACGTGATGATAATATAGAATTTAGATACATATAATTACAACGTACCATGATGAATAAATATCCCCAGTCCAATGTCCTGCGTAATGTCCAGCGCCTTCCCAAGTCGACCTTGATATTATGAAAGGTCTTTTGCTTCTGATTTTCCTCATAGCTCTGGGAATCGTTAACAAGAATCAGTTCATGCAACACATTTTGGCAGTATCAATCGTATTCAGTGTTTTACATACTTATCGTAGATATCTCAGATATAAAATTATCTAGATAACGTATGTAACCACTGTTTGTTTCATCATGCATTTGAAACTCACAAATTTGCGGCAATTGCTTGTCCAGTGCCGTAGGTGTTATGAAGATTGTAATGCGAACCCAGGTGGTGTTTAGCATTCATACATAAGGTCTTAGTTGCGAGCAATCTATCGACGACATGTGGCACATATTGTGGATAATCCAGCTTGTTATAAGTGCAGCCGTTAACTTTACCATTCAAAAAGTTGGATGGCTCGTTCATGTCCTTAAGTTAACAATAATGATGTTAatcatttgtattttcaacTTATTTTTACCATTGCAGAAATAAAACTTGTCGATAATAATTTATGATATTAAgttgttcaaaaataaatgacTTACGATCCACAATCCGTCGAATGCAAACATATCGTGCATAGATTTCAGCATACGAAAATAGTACGCTGTACTATTTGGATGCGTGAAGTCGGGCCATACAGTAGCGATAGGATTCCAAACTTTCCCAGTAAAGGGTTGATTTGTTTCTGCATCTTTGACAAATACATCGTCACGTAAGCCCTCGTCGTAAGGTAGATAAGTCCCTGCCTTTTCTGCTACAGCAACACCAGCATCTATTATTGGAATGTAATGCATTCCcatctgaaaaattattgaaggcATTTCCGATTATCTATGTAATGGTGTGGAGGAACTTTGAACGAAAATAATATCTGGAAACTTACTGAGTGAATTTCGTCAACAAACTGAGGCAAGTCcttgaaattctttttgtCATAAGTGAAATCATTTCTGTTTTCCATGTAGTCTATGTCGTTCCATTGCGTGTCCTAGAATATTGAAAGAATAGTGTGACGCGTGCATGACAAAAGATTAATTTGTACAAACTCTTAGATGTAATATTCACAAATGGTATCCCGGCATTTCGTGTTCGGTTCCAAACTTCTCTGGTTCTAGAAACACTTCCGTATCCAAGTCTGAAAGTTTACAGTGTAGCATTAAGGTATATATCTGtctgtatattattttcacatagTGCAAAAATCTGACCACCTTTTATGATCTTGTAACTGTTTtgagaaaatcgcaacaatTGGAACAGAAAATGTCCCAAGCACTTGGTTCAAAATAGTGATTTTATTGTAGAATGTTCGACGATACCCAAAAATAAGACACTTACTGGCACAGATGGAAGCCCAAAGACCAATAAGGTGGAAAAAAAGGTTTTCCAACTATTTCAGCATATTGTCTGAGAACATCTGCAGGCGTGGGAcccataaaaaaataaaaatcgaggATACCACCTATCGTCCTAAATGTTATAGCCGGAGCTGGCTGCAGTATAATGTCTAAAAAGATGCGAATTAGTCAATTGGTGTCAAAGCTGAAACACATTAGAACACCTTACCCATTGCATTGCTGTTTAGAAATAAGACACCGTGACAGTCACCGGAATCTTCGATAACAATGTAGAAGGGATGCGAGCCATATAGATTTGCCTAAAACAATCAATCATAGTGCTGCTCATTTAACAAAAAAGGTACTtggttgttaatttttttggcaaaCGTAATTGCGCTAAGGAGGCATTCAACAAATACGTTCATTTTTGTGGGATGGGGATCGGGGGGGGTCCAGGTCCGACGTTGGTGGTTACGGCGCGAAGGGgcggggtgggggggggggggtcggaAACGTGAGGctcgattttttttgtataaaattcgtGTTTTGGCACGAGAATTCTGTAGTAAACGAAATGAAGGGGTGCCTGTCTCCTTTCAATGCTAAGCGACAGAATCCTTtctattattcaaattttgtattttgaataCCTCGAATATGTTTCGTTATGGACAATCTTAGAAATAGATAGAATTATGAATTAATAGACCGAAAAGAGTCGAGATTTGTGacgttttatttgaaaattcatgatattgttcaaatttacatgaGGCACTTATCTGTACAACATATGTCATATAGTTACAGTTGATCATGC
It includes:
- the LOC124223285 gene encoding lysosomal alpha-glucosidase-like, whose product is MISIKNVLCNQSVKKHSFALKSFVFRFLFIFFTLTVTSLIVTPVHAIFHVYSPSDPILRTSYAIDDNEQKFGNIPKALRFDCHPEDGASQLSCTNRGCCWNPIGDDNDSENMYRLDAPFCYYPEDWPGYEFINSTIRGNDFSGFLIRKVKSFYNDDIPVIKMETTTLSDSILRVKINDPQSPRYEPPWPVKSNWETSRVKDSSPKYIFQTDSSRPGFAIKRAADNNTIFDAIGKGGFIFSERFLQISSLLPSHNIYGLGEHRTKLKLNTNWNSFTMFNKDQPPTEQANLYGSHPFYIVIEDSGDCHGVLFLNSNAMDIILQPAPAITFRTIGGILDFYFFMGPTPADVLRQYAEIVGKPFFPPYWSLGFHLCQLGYGSVSRTREVWNRTRNAGIPFDTQWNDIDYMENRNDFTYDKKNFKDLPQFVDEIHSMGMHYIPIIDAGVAVAEKAGTYLPYDEGLRDDVFVKDAETNQPFTGKVWNPIATVWPDFTHPNSTAYYFRMLKSMHDMFAFDGLWIDMNEPSNFLNGKVNGCTYNKLDYPQYVPHVVDRLLATKTLCMNAKHHLGSHYNLHNTYGTGQAIAANLAMRKIRSKRPFIISRSTWEGAGHYAGHWTGDIYSSWHDLRMSIPEVLSYSLYQVPMVGADICGFDGNASVSLCNRWVQLGAFYPFARNHNSDDTIVQDPVAMGDLVVESAKKALMIRYRFLPYLYTLFFKAHKFGDTVARPLFVEFTNDRNTYSIDKQFLWGRSLMIIPVLEENEVEVTAYIPPGPWYDFYSKAFTFSKGENFTLKAPLDTIPLMIRGGSILPGQTPNVTTTLSRRNKFELLVALDGNGFASGELYWDDGDSLDSFEKQQFRWLNFTVKDQKLTSRKVEKGGLSQDMILGRVSVMGISRKVHRVFLNDNSSIPFMYNKSRLYLNVRGLHVDLKRNFTLSWAFEE